From one Caldithrix abyssi DSM 13497 genomic stretch:
- a CDS encoding sigma-54-dependent transcriptional regulator: MNKQTRNQKILIVEDNIVWQQSFRKWLGNQYIFEFARNVETAKKLFLRLLPDLIILDLGLPKIEMGLELLDYFVSQGTDAKIIVITSSQDHQHALEAQQRGASSYFFKTENIKDELPLMVKRALQMQALERENRLLRRKLDERLVFEGIVAVSQQMQRILHLIEQIRDTTEPVLITGESGVGKEVIARHVHNRSKLADKPFIAINSAALPETLLENELFGHEKGAFTGAQTLKLGKIELVKGGTLFLDEIGDLPPSIQAKLLRVLQEKRFYRLGGTKELTADFRLITATNRSLVEEVKKGNFREDLFYRLNVIPIHIPPLRERPDDIPALINYIVESYCAENKIAVPRIDPMLVAYLSRLEWKGNVRQLKNTLIRMLVLNPRQLTVKDLPDELLEQENPILQNALSNKLTLEEMTRLYVKMVYEHVGRNKKAACDFLKINYRTLMNRLKE, translated from the coding sequence ATGAATAAACAAACGCGTAACCAAAAGATTTTAATCGTAGAAGATAATATTGTCTGGCAGCAAAGTTTCCGGAAGTGGCTTGGTAATCAATACATTTTTGAGTTTGCCCGCAATGTAGAAACCGCCAAAAAGCTCTTTTTGCGCTTACTGCCCGACCTCATTATCTTAGACCTCGGATTGCCTAAAATTGAAATGGGGCTGGAATTACTGGATTATTTTGTCTCTCAGGGCACAGACGCCAAAATTATCGTCATCACTTCTTCACAGGATCACCAACATGCTCTTGAGGCCCAGCAAAGAGGAGCCTCTTCTTATTTTTTCAAAACGGAAAATATCAAGGATGAACTTCCGTTAATGGTTAAACGCGCGCTTCAAATGCAAGCCCTGGAGCGCGAAAACCGCCTGCTGCGCAGGAAGCTGGATGAGAGGCTGGTCTTTGAAGGTATTGTGGCCGTCAGTCAGCAAATGCAAAGGATCCTGCATCTCATAGAACAAATACGCGACACAACCGAGCCGGTTCTTATCACAGGAGAATCCGGAGTCGGTAAAGAAGTTATTGCCCGCCATGTCCATAATCGTAGCAAACTGGCCGATAAACCGTTTATTGCCATTAATTCGGCCGCTCTGCCAGAAACATTGTTAGAAAACGAGCTTTTTGGACATGAAAAGGGAGCCTTCACCGGCGCTCAAACACTCAAATTGGGGAAAATCGAACTGGTAAAAGGCGGCACGCTATTTCTGGATGAAATCGGCGACCTGCCGCCATCCATCCAGGCCAAACTGCTGCGCGTGCTACAGGAAAAACGCTTTTATCGCCTTGGGGGCACCAAAGAGCTTACGGCCGATTTTCGACTGATTACGGCTACCAATCGTTCGCTGGTAGAAGAAGTCAAAAAAGGAAACTTTCGCGAAGATTTGTTCTACCGTTTGAATGTAATCCCCATCCACATTCCGCCCCTGCGCGAACGTCCCGATGACATACCCGCTTTAATCAATTACATTGTGGAATCTTATTGCGCCGAAAATAAAATTGCCGTTCCCAGGATCGATCCCATGCTGGTGGCCTATCTTTCGCGCCTTGAATGGAAAGGTAACGTGCGCCAGCTTAAAAACACCTTAATTCGCATGCTGGTGCTCAATCCCCGGCAATTAACGGTGAAAGACCTGCCTGATGAGTTGCTGGAACAGGAAAACCCGATTTTGCAGAACGCTTTAAGCAACAAGCTCACCCTGGAAGAAATGACGCGTCTGTATGTTAAGATGGTTTATGAACATGTAGGAAGGAATAAAAAGGCCGCCTGTGATTTTTTGAAGATTAATTACCGCACTTTAATGAATCGTTTAAAAGAGTAA
- a CDS encoding response regulator transcription factor has translation MKIFICEQDPYKAKLIQDILGIYNYRLVTINQISDLFRKAHFQRPKVIVVDETFVEHAPHDFFRRLRKDPITAKIPVIFIKNKASKINLKDIDNLTEVVSEPFKIKNFRHFIDRWTIFRSLYLTN, from the coding sequence ATGAAAATATTTATTTGTGAGCAAGACCCTTACAAGGCCAAGCTTATCCAGGACATTTTAGGAATTTACAACTATAGATTGGTTACCATTAATCAGATTTCGGACCTGTTCAGGAAAGCTCACTTTCAACGGCCTAAGGTGATTGTGGTGGACGAAACTTTTGTGGAACATGCGCCGCACGATTTTTTCCGTCGCTTGCGCAAGGATCCGATTACGGCAAAAATTCCTGTTATCTTTATCAAGAATAAAGCATCTAAAATAAATCTAAAAGACATAGATAATCTTACGGAAGTTGTTTCAGAGCCCTTTAAGATAAAAAACTTTAGACATTTTATCGACCGCTGGACGATTTTCCGGAGCTTATACTTAACAAACTAA
- a CDS encoding bifunctional metallophosphatase/5'-nucleotidase yields MFKRLNLLLLLIFFAVEILSAQNVKKIYLFFTNDLHARIGHQKARFLNPNFPPSLGGGASATTIIKSFKAKAQQSGDIVLLFDSGDFLSRTSDLVKNSGGRAMIEYMNKMGYLAAVPGVEDFQVAGQRWDDLAGLAAFPLLACNVKRESDNPFKPYAIIDQNGLKIGVFGVLSQTVQYIDESEQIEGYQFLPELPAARKTVQKLKQEDCDLIIALAHLGLPYDAEEDYQLLKEQDRQNLKKTSFLTSMELAHYVDGIDVLLSGRMHRGYDQPWEDPLTHTLCFQNYARGSNLGAVVLHYDAVHQAIIKYEYLSEKSAMLLLTEDEFWPDPEMAHFIDSLQSVYHADPDSVLGYTLNALVRSSQGESPFNNLMCDAMLEATGADFAFNSYNSLRQNIPIGPITRLDIVDALPFANQLVVVKITGKMLKDLMERSVVGNFMGVAIGGGKVVYDPRKPNGRRIVEVTIGGKPLNPQKMYRVATSSYLAQGNGGMTPLSFLDDQFFEYTTLSVRDAVMQYIKRHSPLKIIEDGRWVRK; encoded by the coding sequence ATGTTCAAAAGATTAAATCTATTACTTTTATTGATTTTTTTCGCCGTTGAAATTTTAAGCGCCCAGAACGTTAAAAAGATCTACCTCTTTTTTACGAACGATCTGCATGCGCGCATCGGGCATCAAAAAGCCCGTTTTTTGAATCCGAATTTTCCGCCCAGCCTGGGCGGCGGCGCCTCGGCAACCACCATCATCAAATCGTTTAAGGCAAAAGCCCAACAAAGCGGCGACATCGTTTTATTATTTGATTCGGGCGATTTTTTAAGCAGAACTTCCGATCTGGTGAAAAATTCCGGCGGGCGCGCGATGATCGAATACATGAATAAAATGGGCTATTTGGCCGCCGTACCCGGCGTGGAAGATTTTCAGGTCGCCGGTCAGCGCTGGGACGATTTGGCCGGCCTGGCTGCTTTTCCCCTGCTGGCCTGCAATGTAAAAAGAGAAAGCGACAACCCATTTAAGCCTTACGCCATTATTGACCAGAATGGTTTGAAAATTGGCGTGTTTGGCGTACTCAGCCAGACCGTTCAATATATTGATGAAAGCGAACAAATTGAAGGCTATCAATTTCTGCCGGAATTGCCCGCTGCCAGAAAAACGGTTCAAAAACTGAAACAAGAAGATTGCGACCTGATCATTGCGCTGGCTCATTTAGGGCTGCCTTACGATGCCGAAGAAGATTACCAATTACTCAAAGAACAGGATCGCCAGAATCTGAAAAAAACTTCTTTTCTGACGAGTATGGAGTTAGCCCATTATGTGGATGGCATCGATGTTCTGCTTTCCGGCAGAATGCATCGCGGCTACGATCAGCCGTGGGAAGATCCCTTAACGCACACTCTTTGCTTTCAGAACTATGCGCGCGGCAGCAATCTTGGCGCCGTTGTTCTTCATTACGACGCTGTGCATCAAGCCATTATTAAATACGAATATTTGAGTGAAAAAAGCGCCATGCTGTTATTAACGGAGGACGAGTTCTGGCCTGATCCTGAGATGGCGCATTTTATTGACAGCTTACAAAGCGTGTACCATGCCGATCCCGATTCCGTTCTGGGCTACACATTGAACGCGCTGGTTCGCAGCTCGCAGGGCGAATCGCCGTTTAATAATTTGATGTGCGACGCCATGTTAGAAGCCACCGGCGCGGACTTCGCTTTTAACAGCTACAACAGTCTTCGCCAGAACATTCCCATTGGTCCCATCACGCGGCTGGATATTGTTGACGCCCTGCCCTTTGCCAACCAGTTGGTTGTGGTAAAAATTACGGGCAAAATGCTAAAAGACCTGATGGAACGCAGCGTGGTGGGTAATTTTATGGGCGTGGCCATCGGCGGCGGCAAAGTGGTTTACGACCCGCGCAAACCCAACGGCCGGAGAATTGTGGAAGTAACCATTGGCGGAAAACCGCTCAATCCACAAAAAATGTATCGCGTTGCCACCTCTTCTTACCTGGCGCAGGGCAACGGCGGCATGACGCCCCTCAGTTTTCTGGATGATCAATTTTTTGAATACACAACGCTCAGCGTGCGGGATGCCGTGATGCAGTACATCAAAAGGCACTCTCCGTTAAAGATTATCGAAGATGGCAGGTGGGTCAGAAAATAA
- a CDS encoding helix-hairpin-helix domain-containing protein: protein MKKIDKTTFISLKHGVSGGRFYASLLLVVLMSFCFLTSPGFAQQKIDLNRATLEQLKALPVSPELAQELYNRVQFKGYFTSIYQLWELPGMDAETFKKLKPLVKIEPVPAASAVQERIEQIYYRLERWSSNEGISNDLIDLWIEKALEPVNINKLGYDELVNFQNVSPVDAVAILQQRQRVNFFRNTRDLRYTPGLSNYAYRSLRNFVQFKDETFSQWHGSFLMRVDNFPFIAEEAEQSPQAQFLDITQQASETGLTQIPTVYSRLRFTQGKHLDFGLSYVRANGEPMNYAFTSPFHFPETKYHLTIKDLSWKNVLLKKLIVGYYKVTLGQGVIFENTDFFTPRKSGYGFRKRFNGISGDLSRNREFTLRGMAFETVYQNWRAIGFISMDSRDAILNKDDYLGKPSFNHFIVLDQRFKYTPGDTLRGPNNLDMSWLDAVNELTYGAHLQYTFTPGTFLGFSYYESAYDHYLNPDPYQVVGTDYSGNQNWDIRQVTADSEIKQAYGGPVSRGDNPLWSQAVSFRRVYGMNFQSVWKNLAFQGEYGILDKSGGGFKPLNGPRALVASVYWQQENFNLLLLYRNYDLGFDNPYQRSFSNYRRYKGTIFEDYYYLQTPLYGQLYSNNPQPQAEAGFYISSYYQITRQLRTNLQFDNWTRKSDRAKNYRLVGSVDYRPVFPLGIQIRHKWQSREPQNDLTPNQFYKNYELRGRLRFRLSNYDAFDLIYANSKLVVHPRPRVFGDFVLDGEAMGVSYAHNFNRNFRLSGMLMYYKGFFWNFEETQFVIMDSPRGAMRFFLSAYSRLTPNLSVRLKYTADHQLPINNIQFQPYQSTIDANPGKMFGTLWKRSQEHLFYFELNYNF from the coding sequence ATGAAAAAAATTGACAAAACAACATTCATTTCCCTGAAGCACGGCGTTTCCGGAGGCAGGTTTTACGCTTCGCTCTTGTTGGTGGTTTTGATGAGCTTCTGCTTTTTGACTTCACCGGGCTTTGCCCAACAAAAGATTGATTTAAACCGGGCCACGCTGGAACAACTTAAGGCCCTGCCCGTTTCGCCAGAGCTGGCGCAGGAGCTGTACAATCGCGTTCAATTCAAGGGTTACTTTACCAGCATTTACCAGTTGTGGGAACTGCCCGGCATGGACGCCGAAACCTTCAAAAAATTAAAGCCTTTGGTCAAAATTGAGCCCGTGCCTGCCGCCTCTGCGGTGCAGGAGCGCATCGAACAGATCTACTATCGCCTGGAACGCTGGTCTTCTAACGAAGGCATCAGCAACGACCTGATCGACCTGTGGATCGAAAAAGCGCTGGAACCGGTTAATATCAATAAGCTTGGTTACGACGAGCTGGTTAACTTTCAGAATGTTTCGCCGGTTGACGCCGTTGCCATCCTGCAACAGCGCCAACGCGTTAACTTCTTTCGGAACACGCGAGATCTGCGCTACACGCCCGGCCTTTCCAACTACGCTTACCGCAGCCTACGCAACTTTGTGCAGTTCAAGGACGAAACATTCAGCCAGTGGCACGGCAGCTTTTTAATGCGCGTGGACAACTTTCCCTTTATCGCCGAAGAAGCCGAGCAGTCGCCGCAGGCTCAATTTCTGGATATTACCCAGCAGGCATCGGAAACAGGCCTGACGCAAATTCCCACGGTTTATTCCCGCTTGCGTTTTACGCAAGGCAAACACCTTGATTTTGGGCTGAGCTACGTGCGCGCCAACGGCGAGCCCATGAACTACGCCTTTACCAGCCCCTTTCATTTTCCGGAAACCAAATACCACCTGACCATCAAAGACCTGAGCTGGAAGAATGTTCTCCTTAAAAAGCTGATTGTGGGCTATTACAAAGTTACCCTGGGCCAGGGCGTTATCTTCGAAAACACCGATTTTTTTACGCCCCGCAAATCAGGCTACGGTTTCCGCAAGCGTTTTAACGGCATTTCAGGCGATCTTTCCAGAAATCGTGAATTTACTTTGCGCGGCATGGCCTTCGAAACGGTTTACCAGAACTGGCGGGCCATTGGCTTTATCTCGATGGACAGCCGCGACGCCATTTTGAACAAAGACGATTACCTTGGAAAGCCTTCCTTTAATCACTTTATTGTGCTGGATCAAAGATTTAAATACACGCCGGGAGACACTCTGCGCGGCCCCAACAACCTGGATATGAGCTGGCTGGACGCAGTCAACGAACTGACCTACGGCGCGCATCTTCAATACACTTTTACGCCCGGCACCTTTTTGGGCTTCAGTTATTACGAAAGCGCTTACGATCATTATCTCAATCCCGACCCCTACCAGGTGGTCGGCACTGATTATTCCGGCAATCAGAACTGGGATATTCGGCAGGTTACCGCCGACAGCGAAATCAAACAGGCTTACGGCGGCCCTGTTTCCAGGGGCGACAATCCTCTGTGGAGCCAGGCCGTTTCTTTTCGCCGCGTTTACGGGATGAACTTTCAGAGCGTGTGGAAAAACCTGGCCTTTCAGGGAGAATACGGCATTCTGGATAAGAGCGGCGGCGGCTTTAAACCCTTAAACGGTCCGCGTGCGCTGGTCGCTTCTGTTTACTGGCAACAGGAAAATTTTAACCTGCTCCTGCTTTACAGAAATTATGACCTGGGGTTTGACAATCCCTACCAGCGCTCCTTTTCTAACTACCGTCGTTACAAAGGCACCATTTTTGAAGATTATTACTACCTGCAAACCCCGCTTTACGGGCAATTGTACAGCAACAATCCGCAGCCGCAGGCCGAAGCCGGTTTTTACATCAGTTCCTACTATCAGATTACGCGGCAGCTGCGCACCAACCTGCAATTTGATAACTGGACGCGTAAATCCGATCGCGCTAAAAATTACCGCCTGGTGGGCTCCGTTGACTACCGTCCGGTTTTTCCCCTTGGCATCCAGATTCGCCATAAATGGCAGTCGCGCGAACCGCAAAATGATCTGACGCCCAACCAGTTTTACAAAAACTACGAATTACGCGGCCGCTTGCGCTTCCGCCTTTCTAATTACGACGCTTTTGACCTGATTTATGCCAACTCGAAGCTGGTGGTCCATCCTCGCCCGCGCGTATTTGGCGATTTTGTTTTAGACGGCGAAGCCATGGGTGTTTCGTACGCCCACAACTTTAACCGTAATTTTCGCTTAAGCGGCATGTTGATGTACTACAAAGGCTTTTTCTGGAATTTTGAAGAAACACAATTCGTGATTATGGACAGCCCGCGGGGCGCCATGCGCTTTTTCCTTTCGGCCTATTCACGTTTGACGCCCAATTTATCGGTGCGTTTAAAATACACGGCCGACCATCAGTTACCCATCAACAACATCCAGTTTCAGCCTTATCAATCGACCATTGACGCCAATCCTGGCAAAATGTTCGGTACGCTCTGGAAGCGTAGTCAGGAACATCTGTTTTACTTTGAATTAAATTACAATTTTTAA
- a CDS encoding OB-fold nucleic acid binding domain-containing protein, which translates to MHRLLFLLLLPILLMAQDHLLISEVFVPPSGESEKAFVEITNPTAQTFSSGEMYLANYNTYYQMVADQFPATNQFFVARFPELTLNASQVVVVALDGAGYFAAFGKRADFEIKGTDDQTPDLDVIRMGSNPALETVKGMMILFSWDGQSDLVKDVDYLPWGLLAFNATWMDKSGQQIDGPDADSDASAYLNDLPTNQQKAISSIPSGYSLQRDGVSEVEEIASDGNGLTGHNEASENFQQSFKTASPTPGSFSQVAGDGTGTAQLTPESVNAGELFDLTISFSTTETYELVSIELTLPSEFSWSQTTADLALSGDAFSAATVTVNQNQILIENASLNDQTGGTLLIKNLQAPSAEGSYPIEVKTATAAGNLTPIAIFPSISVQKKLTIADIQNNLSQYEGQVVTVEAVVTVGVNITRTDRCDAYVQDESGRGINLSDASTNYPELVRGNRLKITGTVTEYVSATTGDATTELINFTLELISTDNPVPAVPYLTCAEANNIDLEGTFIETAGVITDKAENIGGGTNITIDDGTTPLQLRIWDSSGLDLSAFNVGDTVSVRGVIDSYRQSAQVVVAYQQDIQKGAIKETVAGSGQVSVQPDSVGRAETVNLTFNLTGTVEDTIGQCALVIPSDWQWLQPGSESVQLSGVFSDASITISANEILLSDFTLTFQQSGSITVTGLTSPDADTVSVFKFKTGEPTGMLKEVTDPPRIIVGKGTNRSFISIAEARQKPVGARITVKGVITIGAGILRTNFTDAYLQDESGYGLNIYQGSGLDVRIKRGRLVIISGELDEYLGKKEIVNYTLTVLKDDVPIPAVRKLSTFEASTTEFEGSFVEIEGLISGIQYTGGGTNIYINDGSGEVTVRAWDTANLDLTEFEIGDYVLVRGVVGIYREAGQILLGYQEDILRPEMPEGQVYLKVPNRPFVPDQGEKLAIEYQAGSASSHVTLRIFDLSGRLIATLYDGDGLPFPIKKEWDGTDQLGQWVGLGTYLCHLEVVNNNNGKRTVKIAPIVVGTVLK; encoded by the coding sequence ATGCATCGCTTATTATTTTTATTATTGTTACCCATTCTGTTAATGGCTCAGGATCATCTATTGATTAGCGAAGTCTTCGTTCCGCCTTCCGGCGAAAGCGAAAAAGCCTTTGTGGAAATCACCAATCCCACCGCGCAAACCTTCTCGTCAGGCGAAATGTATCTGGCTAATTACAATACCTATTACCAGATGGTTGCCGATCAATTTCCGGCGACCAATCAATTCTTTGTCGCCAGATTTCCAGAACTCACGCTCAATGCCAGCCAGGTGGTGGTCGTGGCGCTGGACGGCGCCGGTTATTTTGCCGCTTTTGGCAAACGCGCCGACTTTGAAATTAAAGGCACAGACGATCAGACGCCCGACCTGGATGTCATCCGCATGGGCAGCAATCCCGCCCTGGAAACGGTAAAGGGCATGATGATTCTCTTTAGCTGGGACGGGCAGAGCGATCTGGTAAAAGACGTAGATTACCTGCCCTGGGGCTTGCTGGCTTTTAACGCCACCTGGATGGATAAAAGCGGCCAGCAAATAGACGGCCCCGATGCAGACAGCGACGCCAGCGCCTACCTGAACGACCTGCCGACCAACCAGCAAAAGGCCATTTCTTCCATTCCATCCGGCTACAGTTTACAGCGGGACGGCGTAAGCGAGGTGGAAGAAATTGCCAGCGACGGAAACGGTTTAACCGGCCACAACGAAGCCAGCGAAAACTTTCAGCAAAGCTTTAAAACGGCCTCTCCAACGCCGGGCAGCTTTAGCCAGGTAGCAGGCGACGGCACCGGCACGGCACAGTTAACGCCGGAATCGGTGAACGCCGGCGAATTGTTCGATTTAACCATTTCGTTTTCTACCACGGAAACTTACGAGCTGGTCTCCATTGAGCTTACCTTACCGTCAGAATTTTCCTGGTCGCAAACGACCGCTGATCTGGCATTAAGCGGAGACGCCTTCAGCGCCGCCACGGTGACCGTCAATCAAAATCAAATTTTAATCGAAAACGCCAGCCTGAACGATCAAACCGGCGGTACGCTGTTGATTAAAAATCTGCAGGCGCCGTCTGCAGAAGGCAGTTATCCCATCGAAGTTAAAACCGCAACGGCTGCCGGAAATCTGACGCCCATTGCCATTTTTCCTTCCATCTCCGTGCAGAAAAAGCTAACCATCGCCGACATCCAGAACAATCTTTCTCAATACGAAGGTCAGGTGGTTACCGTTGAGGCGGTCGTAACCGTCGGGGTCAATATTACGCGCACAGATCGCTGCGACGCTTACGTACAGGACGAATCGGGCCGGGGCATTAACCTGAGCGACGCCAGCACCAATTACCCGGAGCTGGTAAGAGGCAATCGCCTTAAAATTACCGGAACAGTTACCGAATACGTGAGCGCTACAACCGGCGACGCAACCACCGAATTAATTAATTTTACTCTGGAATTGATCTCCACCGACAATCCAGTGCCTGCCGTTCCTTACTTAACCTGCGCCGAAGCCAACAATATCGATCTGGAAGGCACCTTTATCGAAACGGCGGGCGTGATTACCGACAAAGCCGAAAACATTGGCGGCGGCACCAACATAACCATCGACGACGGCACCACGCCTCTGCAATTGCGCATCTGGGATTCTTCCGGCCTTGATCTTTCCGCCTTTAACGTGGGCGATACCGTTTCCGTACGCGGCGTGATCGATAGCTACCGCCAATCGGCTCAGGTGGTGGTGGCCTACCAGCAGGACATTCAAAAAGGCGCGATTAAAGAAACGGTTGCCGGCAGCGGGCAGGTTAGCGTCCAGCCGGATAGCGTGGGCCGGGCGGAAACGGTAAATTTAACCTTCAATTTAACCGGTACAGTGGAAGACACCATCGGGCAGTGCGCGCTGGTCATACCGTCTGACTGGCAGTGGTTGCAGCCGGGCAGCGAAAGCGTTCAACTGAGCGGCGTTTTTAGCGATGCCAGCATAACCATATCTGCCAATGAAATCCTGTTGTCCGATTTTACTCTCACTTTCCAGCAAAGCGGCAGCATTACCGTAACCGGCCTTACCAGCCCGGACGCAGACACGGTTTCGGTTTTCAAATTCAAGACCGGCGAACCCACGGGCATGCTTAAAGAGGTGACCGATCCGCCGCGCATCATTGTGGGTAAGGGCACCAACCGCTCGTTCATCTCCATTGCCGAAGCCCGCCAGAAACCGGTTGGCGCCAGAATTACCGTTAAAGGCGTCATCACCATCGGCGCCGGTATTTTGCGCACCAATTTTACCGATGCCTACCTGCAGGACGAATCGGGCTACGGGTTAAATATTTACCAGGGCAGCGGTCTTGACGTGCGCATTAAACGTGGTCGGCTGGTCATCATTTCCGGAGAGCTGGACGAATACCTGGGTAAAAAAGAGATCGTCAATTACACCTTAACGGTGCTAAAAGACGATGTGCCCATTCCGGCCGTTCGCAAACTCAGCACCTTTGAGGCTTCGACCACTGAATTCGAAGGCAGTTTTGTGGAAATCGAAGGCTTGATTTCCGGCATTCAATACACCGGCGGCGGCACCAATATTTACATAAACGACGGCTCAGGCGAAGTAACCGTAAGGGCCTGGGACACGGCTAATCTTGACCTGACAGAGTTTGAAATTGGCGATTACGTTCTGGTACGCGGAGTCGTTGGCATTTACCGTGAAGCCGGGCAGATTCTGTTAGGCTATCAGGAAGACATTCTGCGCCCGGAAATGCCGGAAGGCCAGGTTTATCTGAAGGTTCCCAATCGCCCGTTTGTCCCGGATCAGGGAGAAAAGCTGGCCATTGAGTATCAGGCCGGAAGCGCCAGCAGCCACGTGACCCTGCGCATCTTCGATTTAAGCGGTCGTTTAATTGCCACGCTTTACGATGGCGACGGCTTACCTTTCCCCATCAAAAAGGAATGGGACGGCACCGATCAATTAGGACAATGGGTGGGGCTTGGAACCTATCTTTGCCATCTGGAAGTTGTGAATAATAATAATGGTAAACGCACGGTAAAAATTGCTCCCATTGTTGTGGGAACCGTTTTGAAATAA